Proteins encoded within one genomic window of Amorphoplanes friuliensis DSM 7358:
- a CDS encoding NAD-dependent epimerase/dehydratase family protein, with product MRVVIVGATGNAGTALLRRLRDEPGMELAGVVRRLPEETGTYAGVEWHSCDIGAPGAEEQLAAVFRGADAVVHLAWQIQPSHDQRLLFRTNVLGSQAVVKATLNAGVPSLLFASSVGVYSPGPKNAYVTEAYPRHGVPGSSYSRHKVLVEDLLDRVESDHPTLRIVRLRPGLIFQREVGTEIGRYFAGPLLPARLLRFGRIPLVPSNPGLRVQAVHADDVADAYARALLGDVRGAFNVAAGPVLDPSVAARVFHGKEIPVPDLLLRGAADLTWRLRLQPVDVGWVRLGLKAPLMSCDRVASELGWRPLVDAVHTLKELVAGMAARAHTESPPLSGDPSLPGRLGGVLRGRLPGSGNPY from the coding sequence ATGCGAGTGGTGATCGTCGGAGCGACAGGTAACGCCGGTACGGCCCTGCTGCGGAGGCTGCGCGACGAGCCGGGCATGGAACTGGCCGGGGTGGTGCGCCGGCTGCCCGAGGAGACCGGCACGTACGCCGGCGTGGAGTGGCACTCCTGCGACATCGGTGCGCCCGGGGCCGAGGAGCAGCTCGCCGCGGTGTTCCGCGGTGCCGACGCGGTTGTGCACCTGGCCTGGCAGATCCAGCCGAGCCACGACCAGCGGCTGCTGTTCCGCACGAACGTCCTGGGCAGCCAGGCCGTCGTCAAGGCGACGCTGAACGCCGGGGTGCCGTCGCTGCTCTTCGCGTCGTCCGTCGGCGTCTACTCGCCGGGCCCCAAGAACGCGTACGTGACCGAGGCGTACCCGCGGCACGGTGTGCCCGGTTCCTCCTACAGCCGGCACAAGGTGCTGGTCGAGGATCTGCTGGACCGGGTCGAGTCCGACCATCCGACGCTGCGGATCGTCCGCCTGCGCCCGGGCCTGATCTTCCAGCGGGAGGTCGGCACCGAGATCGGGCGCTACTTCGCCGGCCCGCTGCTGCCCGCACGGCTGCTCCGGTTCGGGCGGATCCCGCTCGTGCCCTCGAATCCCGGCCTGCGGGTCCAGGCGGTGCACGCCGACGACGTGGCTGACGCGTACGCGCGGGCCCTGCTCGGTGACGTGCGCGGAGCGTTCAATGTGGCCGCAGGACCGGTGCTGGATCCCTCGGTTGCGGCGAGAGTCTTCCACGGCAAGGAGATCCCCGTGCCGGATCTGCTGCTGCGGGGTGCCGCCGACCTGACCTGGCGGCTGCGGCTGCAGCCCGTCGACGTGGGCTGGGTCCGCCTCGGTCTCAAGGCGCCGCTGATGTCCTGTGACCGCGTTGCCTCCGAGCTCGGCTGGCGTCCGCTGGTCGACGCCGTGCACACGCTCAAGGAACTGGTCGCCGGCATGGCGGCCCGGGCCCACACCGAGAGCCCGCCGTTGTCCGGTGATCCCTCGCTGCCCGGCCGTCTCGGCGGTGTCCTGCGTGGACGGCTGCCCGGCTCGGGCAACCCGTACTGA
- a CDS encoding putative bifunctional diguanylate cyclase/phosphodiesterase: MPTRLAAALFGAWMVVLGVTFYAEPAWQLPVRLLAGLSAVLVIGTGIRRQRPDHRGPWHVLSAAVVLSVAGTAVFTAGPAAERAVSHLHAIGTGILLVVYLLLATVLFWFVRLRTGGRRDRGGLLDALTLTSAVALLAWTFVIGPHLRDTDLTTIERWISVAFTVGDLLCLALLTRLLTVSGRGVRAAGWLAVGILAMLLADVGFNLVAVREDLAYLAAFGRIPLYAAAGLAALSPTMAALTRPAAAPTAELGRIRLALLALASLVAPAVLVFQVRVDGEVPDLNVVAALSACTFLLVLARMAGIMGSHRLAMARERGLREASAALVSAADADEVGDAVRTAVAQLLPADVPHRVVLAMAYTEPEEPVSPETAAQSDHDRRTGTAAGLVATRDVDWAVAVRLTQFNTVLRCPLVLQDRPTGDPLVGVLHVGGPTWALLGLQRALEVLASQVALALERIALSNEVTRRNSEAYFRTLVQNTSDVILIVDDEDRVRYASPSAVHVLGGDPVGARLPDIIHPGDRPRLADVLSAVRGGEGTQEGLDFRAVGRRRTEVMLEMHCRDLRADQTVAGLVVTLRDVTERRQLERELTHQAFHDSLTGLANRVLFADRLQHALARGARDGSVVGVLFIDLDDFKIVNDTLGHAVGDQLLIAVAERISGALRADDTAARLGGDEFAALVENVQDPGAVEETATRILAALAEPIIVDGEPLQAVASIGITTTPEADTADALLRQADLALYVAKGAGKNQWRRYQSHLHDVMVERLELRSALDHAVNEGHFLLQYQPIVDLDTDEAVGFEALVRWHHPTRGVIAPDQFIEVAEESGLIVPMGRWVLDQALHTVAQWRRILPRTRQPYVSVNVSVRQFRQSGFVEQVRASLDYAGVPPQALMLEITETLLMGDDEQIWADLAVLQELGVRIAIDDFGTGYSSLSYLRQRPIDVLKIDKTFIDDMIGSEQQLALVAGIVSLAQTLNLTVVAEGIEDATHRQLLARLGCPLGQGYYYSEPLDPTEALAWLRNPLPLAAA; the protein is encoded by the coding sequence ATGCCGACACGGTTGGCAGCCGCCCTCTTCGGCGCCTGGATGGTGGTGCTCGGCGTGACGTTCTACGCCGAACCCGCCTGGCAACTGCCCGTACGCCTGCTCGCCGGGCTGTCCGCGGTGCTGGTGATCGGCACCGGGATCCGCCGGCAGCGGCCCGATCACCGCGGCCCCTGGCACGTGCTGAGCGCCGCTGTGGTCCTCTCGGTGGCCGGCACGGCGGTTTTCACGGCCGGTCCCGCGGCCGAGCGGGCCGTCTCCCACCTGCATGCCATCGGTACGGGCATCCTGCTCGTCGTCTACCTGCTGCTCGCCACCGTGCTGTTCTGGTTCGTCCGGTTGCGCACGGGCGGGCGCCGCGACCGTGGCGGCCTCCTCGACGCTCTCACGCTGACCTCGGCCGTGGCCCTGCTGGCCTGGACGTTTGTCATCGGCCCGCACCTGCGCGACACCGACCTGACAACCATTGAACGCTGGATCTCGGTGGCGTTCACGGTCGGTGACCTGCTCTGCCTCGCCCTGCTGACCCGGCTGCTCACGGTCTCGGGCCGGGGTGTCCGCGCCGCCGGCTGGCTGGCCGTGGGCATCCTGGCGATGCTCCTCGCCGATGTCGGCTTCAACCTCGTCGCCGTCCGTGAGGACCTCGCCTACCTGGCCGCCTTCGGCCGGATCCCCCTGTACGCCGCGGCCGGCCTGGCCGCGCTCAGCCCGACGATGGCCGCGCTGACCCGTCCCGCCGCCGCCCCCACGGCCGAGCTGGGCCGGATCCGGCTGGCCCTGCTGGCCCTGGCCTCGCTCGTCGCACCCGCGGTGCTGGTCTTCCAGGTCCGCGTCGACGGCGAGGTGCCCGATCTGAACGTCGTCGCGGCGCTCAGCGCCTGCACGTTCCTGCTGGTCCTGGCCCGGATGGCGGGCATCATGGGTAGTCACCGCCTGGCGATGGCCCGTGAGCGTGGTCTGCGGGAGGCCTCGGCCGCCCTGGTCTCGGCCGCCGACGCGGACGAGGTCGGTGACGCCGTCCGTACGGCCGTGGCCCAGCTGTTGCCCGCGGACGTGCCGCACCGGGTGGTCCTGGCGATGGCGTACACCGAACCCGAGGAGCCGGTCTCGCCGGAGACCGCCGCGCAGTCCGACCACGACCGCAGGACCGGTACGGCCGCCGGCCTGGTCGCCACCCGGGACGTCGACTGGGCCGTCGCGGTCCGGTTGACGCAGTTCAACACTGTGCTGCGCTGCCCGCTGGTGCTCCAGGACCGCCCGACCGGCGACCCGCTCGTGGGTGTGCTGCACGTCGGCGGCCCGACCTGGGCGCTGCTCGGCCTGCAGCGGGCCCTGGAGGTGCTGGCCAGCCAGGTCGCGCTCGCCCTGGAACGGATCGCGCTGAGCAACGAGGTGACCCGCCGCAACAGTGAGGCGTACTTCCGCACGCTGGTGCAGAACACCTCGGACGTCATCCTGATCGTCGACGACGAGGACCGGGTGCGGTACGCGAGCCCGTCCGCCGTCCACGTGCTCGGCGGCGACCCGGTGGGTGCGCGCCTGCCGGACATCATCCACCCCGGCGACCGTCCGCGGCTCGCCGACGTGCTCAGCGCCGTCCGCGGTGGTGAGGGCACGCAGGAGGGGCTCGACTTCCGTGCGGTCGGGCGCCGGCGTACCGAGGTGATGCTGGAGATGCACTGCCGGGACCTGCGCGCGGACCAGACCGTCGCCGGGCTGGTCGTGACTTTGCGCGATGTCACCGAGCGGCGTCAGCTCGAGCGCGAGCTGACCCACCAGGCGTTCCACGACTCGCTGACCGGCCTGGCCAACCGCGTGCTGTTCGCCGACCGGTTGCAGCACGCGCTGGCCCGGGGCGCCCGGGACGGTTCGGTCGTCGGTGTGCTCTTCATCGACCTGGACGACTTCAAGATCGTCAACGACACCCTGGGTCACGCGGTCGGCGACCAGCTGCTCATCGCGGTCGCCGAGCGGATCTCGGGCGCGTTGCGGGCCGACGACACCGCGGCCCGGCTGGGCGGCGACGAGTTCGCCGCGCTGGTCGAGAACGTCCAGGACCCGGGTGCGGTCGAGGAGACGGCCACCCGGATCCTGGCCGCGCTGGCCGAGCCGATCATCGTCGACGGCGAGCCGCTGCAGGCCGTGGCCAGCATCGGCATCACCACGACCCCCGAGGCCGACACCGCCGACGCGCTCCTGCGCCAGGCCGACCTCGCCCTGTACGTCGCGAAGGGCGCCGGCAAGAACCAGTGGCGGCGCTACCAGTCGCACCTGCACGACGTCATGGTCGAGCGGCTCGAGCTGCGGTCCGCGCTGGACCACGCCGTCAACGAGGGCCACTTCCTGCTGCAGTACCAGCCGATCGTCGACCTGGACACCGACGAGGCGGTCGGCTTCGAGGCGCTGGTCCGCTGGCACCACCCGACCCGGGGTGTCATCGCGCCGGACCAGTTCATCGAGGTCGCCGAGGAGAGCGGGCTCATCGTGCCGATGGGCCGCTGGGTGCTGGACCAGGCCCTGCACACGGTCGCGCAGTGGCGCCGCATCCTGCCGCGCACCCGCCAGCCGTACGTGAGTGTCAACGTCTCCGTCCGGCAGTTCCGCCAGTCCGGGTTTGTCGAGCAGGTCCGGGCGTCGCTCGATTACGCCGGGGTGCCGCCGCAGGCGCTGATGCTGGAGATCACCGAGACCCTGCTGATGGGTGACGACGAGCAGATCTGGGCCGACCTCGCCGTGCTGCAGGAGCTGGGTGTCCGCATCGCGATCGACGACTTCGGCACGGGGTACTCGTCGCTGAGCTATCTGCGGCAGCGCCCGATCGACGTCCTGAAGATCGACAAGACCTTCATCGACGACATGATCGGCAGTGAGCAGCAGCTCGCCCTGGTCGCCGGCATCGTCAGCCTCGCGCAGACGCTGAACCTGACCGTCGTCGCCGAGGGCATCGAGGACGCGACCCACCGGCAGCTGCTCGCCCGCCTGGGCTGCCCGCTGGGCCAGGGTTACTACTACTCGGAGCCGCTGGACCCGACCGAGGCGCTGGCCTGGCTCCGCAACCCGCTGCCACTCGCCGCCGCGTGA
- a CDS encoding class I SAM-dependent methyltransferase, whose translation MSTDFVRANTRLAPVPFLPELVLHQADEPIELWERTEEAGGEQPPPFWAFAWAGGQALARHLLDDPGLVSGRAVLDLATGSGLVAVAAARAGARPVTANDIDPLSLAAAEANAEANRVRVRTVEGDLLSTGYAEADVILAGDVFYSREMTGRVLPFLRKAAGRGALVLVGDPGRAYLPTDGMIRRATYDVPVIEALESVPVRRTSVWQVLTSA comes from the coding sequence GTGTCCACCGACTTCGTCCGCGCGAACACGCGGCTCGCCCCCGTTCCCTTCCTCCCCGAGCTCGTGCTCCACCAGGCCGACGAGCCGATCGAGCTCTGGGAGCGGACCGAGGAGGCGGGCGGGGAACAGCCGCCGCCGTTCTGGGCGTTCGCCTGGGCCGGCGGGCAGGCGCTGGCCCGGCACCTCCTCGACGATCCCGGCCTGGTCTCCGGCCGTGCCGTGCTGGACCTGGCCACCGGGTCGGGCCTGGTCGCGGTGGCCGCGGCCCGCGCCGGGGCACGACCGGTCACCGCCAACGACATCGATCCGCTCTCGCTCGCCGCCGCCGAGGCCAACGCCGAGGCCAACCGCGTCCGGGTCCGGACCGTCGAGGGAGACCTCCTCTCCACCGGGTACGCCGAAGCCGACGTGATCCTGGCGGGCGACGTCTTCTACAGCCGGGAGATGACCGGCCGGGTGCTGCCGTTCCTGCGCAAGGCCGCCGGCCGGGGCGCGCTGGTGCTGGTCGGGGATCCGGGGCGGGCGTACCTCCCCACCGACGGGATGATCCGCCGCGCGACCTACGACGTGCCGGTCATCGAGGCGCTGGAGAGCGTCCCGGTCCGCCGGACGAGCGTGTGGCAGGTTTTAACGTCCGCGTAA
- a CDS encoding NRAMP family divalent metal transporter, whose product MSTETTTPARTRRTALIGAIFLMATSAIGPGFITQTTTFTAKLGAAFAFGILMSILVDFVVQMNIWRIISVSGKRAHEIANAVVPGAGHLLAALVILGGLVFNIGNVAGSGLGLNAALGLDPKIGGLISAVIAISIFVVKRAGMAMDRLLIVLGIVMILLTLYVTIVSGPPVGTALQQAVWPDEIDFAAITTIIGGTVGGYITYSGAHRLLDSGTTGPEHTREVTRGALTGIAVTGLMRFLLFLAILGVVSGGVALNTKGNATAQAFESAAGEFGLRAFGVILWAAAITSVVGAAFTSVSFFDAFSKRLAEGRPRSWATVAFIAVSTAIFLALGTAPSALLVFAGGFNGLILPIGFTILLYAAWRRRELLRGYAYPMWLLVLGAVVAALTWYMGIISARTIFDYLAG is encoded by the coding sequence ATGTCGACCGAAACCACCACACCCGCCCGCACCCGCCGCACCGCGCTGATCGGCGCGATCTTCCTGATGGCGACCAGCGCCATCGGTCCCGGATTCATCACCCAGACCACCACCTTCACGGCGAAGCTGGGCGCCGCGTTCGCCTTCGGCATCCTGATGTCGATCCTGGTGGACTTCGTCGTCCAGATGAACATCTGGCGGATCATCTCGGTCAGCGGCAAACGCGCCCACGAGATCGCCAACGCGGTGGTGCCCGGCGCGGGACACCTGCTGGCCGCCCTGGTCATCCTGGGCGGGCTCGTCTTCAACATCGGCAACGTGGCGGGCTCCGGCCTCGGCCTCAACGCGGCGCTCGGTCTCGACCCGAAGATCGGCGGCCTGATCAGCGCCGTGATCGCCATCTCGATCTTCGTGGTCAAGCGGGCCGGGATGGCGATGGACCGGCTGCTCATCGTGCTCGGCATCGTGATGATCCTGCTGACGCTCTACGTCACGATCGTCTCCGGGCCACCGGTCGGCACGGCCCTGCAGCAGGCCGTCTGGCCGGATGAGATCGACTTCGCCGCGATCACCACGATCATCGGCGGCACGGTCGGCGGTTACATCACCTACTCCGGTGCGCACCGCCTGCTCGACAGCGGCACCACCGGGCCCGAGCACACCCGCGAGGTGACCCGCGGCGCCCTCACCGGCATCGCCGTCACCGGCCTCATGCGGTTCCTGCTCTTCCTGGCGATCCTCGGCGTCGTCTCCGGCGGCGTCGCGCTGAACACCAAGGGCAACGCCACCGCCCAGGCCTTCGAGTCGGCGGCCGGCGAGTTCGGCCTGCGAGCCTTCGGCGTCATCCTCTGGGCCGCCGCGATCACCTCGGTCGTCGGCGCGGCCTTCACCTCGGTCTCGTTCTTCGACGCCTTCTCCAAACGCCTCGCCGAGGGACGCCCGCGCTCCTGGGCCACCGTCGCCTTCATCGCGGTCTCCACGGCGATCTTCCTGGCCCTCGGCACCGCACCGTCGGCCCTGCTGGTCTTCGCCGGCGGTTTCAACGGGCTCATCCTCCCGATCGGGTTCACCATCCTCCTGTACGCCGCCTGGCGCCGGCGCGAGCTCCTCCGCGGGTACGCGTACCCGATGTGGCTCCTCGTCCTCGGCGCGGTCGTGGCCGCACTGACCTGGTACATGGGCATCATCTCGGCCCGCACGATCTTCGACTACCTGGCCGGCTGA
- a CDS encoding LamB/YcsF family protein: MDLNSDLGEGFGTWRLGDDTAMLDVVSSANIACGFHAGDPRTLLATCERAVATGVVIGAQVGYRDLAGFGRRFIDYETPDLVADVIYQLGALDGLARAAGDRVLYVKPHGALYNTIVHHEQQAAAVVDAVRRYDPDLPVLGLPGSVFLHLADEAGLRTVREAFADRGYHPDGTLVSRRDPGALLHDPAEVADRMLRLVTDRTLVAVDGTVIKVEADSICVHGDSPGAVGMARAVHAKLTAAGIPITSFAGSGS, translated from the coding sequence ATGGATCTCAACAGCGACCTCGGCGAAGGCTTCGGCACCTGGCGGCTCGGCGACGACACCGCCATGCTCGACGTGGTCAGCAGCGCCAACATCGCCTGCGGGTTCCACGCCGGCGACCCGCGTACGCTCCTGGCCACCTGCGAACGGGCGGTCGCCACCGGCGTGGTCATCGGCGCCCAGGTCGGATACCGCGACCTGGCCGGCTTCGGGCGGCGCTTCATCGACTACGAGACCCCCGACCTCGTCGCAGACGTCATCTACCAGCTCGGCGCCCTCGACGGCCTGGCCCGCGCGGCCGGCGACCGCGTCCTCTACGTCAAGCCGCACGGCGCCCTCTACAACACGATCGTCCACCACGAGCAGCAGGCGGCCGCGGTGGTCGACGCCGTCCGCCGCTACGACCCCGACCTGCCCGTGCTCGGCCTGCCGGGCTCGGTGTTCCTGCACCTCGCGGACGAGGCCGGCCTGCGTACCGTCCGGGAGGCCTTCGCCGACCGCGGCTACCACCCGGACGGAACTTTGGTTTCCCGCCGCGACCCCGGCGCGTTGCTCCACGATCCGGCCGAGGTCGCCGACCGCATGCTCCGTCTGGTCACCGACCGCACCCTGGTCGCCGTCGACGGCACCGTGATCAAGGTGGAGGCCGACTCCATCTGCGTCCACGGCGACTCCCCGGGAGCGGTCGGCATGGCCCGCGCGGTCCACGCCAAGCTCACCGCCGCCGGCATCCCGATCACCTCCTTCGCCGGATCCGGCTCATGA
- a CDS encoding putative hydro-lyase: MTSVGAAGRGAAAAADLRQGFRAGLVRPTAGLVPGMTQANLIAVPRDWAWDMLLYAQRNPKPCPVLDVSDPGSPVSVLAPGADLRTDLPLYRIWRDGKLVDEVPDATAAWRDDLVAFLIGCSFSFEESLIAAGIDVRHISTGRNVPMYRTNRPCRPAGRLHGELVVSMRPIPADRVADAVTISGRFPAVHGAPVHIGDPAGLGLTDLDSPDFGDPVEIRPGEVPVFWACGVTPQAAVMASQVPFAITHAPGHMFLTDVPDTEYAR; the protein is encoded by the coding sequence TTGACGTCTGTCGGGGCGGCTGGGAGAGGTGCCGCTGCCGCGGCTGATCTTCGGCAGGGGTTCCGGGCCGGGCTTGTCCGGCCCACGGCCGGGCTGGTACCGGGGATGACGCAGGCCAATCTGATCGCTGTGCCGCGGGACTGGGCGTGGGACATGCTGCTCTACGCGCAGCGGAACCCGAAGCCGTGCCCGGTGCTCGACGTCAGCGATCCGGGCTCGCCGGTCAGCGTCCTCGCGCCCGGTGCTGACCTGCGCACGGACCTGCCGCTCTACCGGATCTGGCGCGACGGGAAACTGGTCGACGAGGTGCCGGACGCGACGGCGGCCTGGCGGGACGACCTGGTGGCGTTCCTGATCGGGTGCAGCTTCAGCTTCGAGGAGTCCCTGATCGCCGCGGGCATCGACGTCCGGCACATCTCGACCGGACGGAACGTCCCGATGTACCGGACCAACCGCCCCTGCCGTCCCGCCGGGCGCCTCCACGGCGAGCTTGTCGTCTCCATGCGGCCGATCCCGGCAGACCGGGTCGCCGACGCCGTCACGATCAGCGGCCGCTTCCCGGCGGTCCACGGCGCACCGGTCCACATCGGCGACCCGGCCGGGCTCGGCCTCACCGACCTGGACAGCCCCGACTTCGGCGACCCGGTCGAGATCCGCCCCGGCGAAGTCCCGGTCTTCTGGGCCTGCGGCGTCACCCCGCAAGCCGCCGTGATGGCATCACAGGTGCCGTTCGCGATCACCCACGCACCCGGCCACATGTTCCTGACAGACGTCCCCGACACGGAATACGCCCGATGA